Sequence from the Caretta caretta isolate rCarCar2 chromosome 8, rCarCar1.hap1, whole genome shotgun sequence genome:
CATATGCTTTGGCTTCTATAAGTGTAAGATAAGCATGCTTCAGCTCTGACCTACGATGAATCTGCGTTCCTTCAGGGTAATAGATGGTAAAAAAATCTCACAATCCCATCTTCAGTCAGAAATGAACTTTCAGaaatttatttttgataaatGGTTCAATTCTTTCACTTTCAGAAGAAAATATGTGCTAGTATTCTGATAAGTGCGTTTGAGGAAGCAATTTCATTATAGGCACCTATTTTCCGGTACTTAAAACTTTCTGAACAAATAATTATGCTTTGGGCATGAAATTTCTCATGTATATTCTCACTGAAAGGtgaatttcttttgttgtttGATTGGTTAGTAAAAAGCCATTTTGTCATTCCTGAAAGATCTGAGCCTGAGGATATGGTGTATTTTACCAGTTCAGAAACTTGGAGGCGGGGGTTGGCACTCTATCGCTTTTTCTATGTTTCTTAAACTGTCTGACTTTTAATGCTTTCTGTCTTGTTCAAAGGATTTTGGTTACCAAATCACAGTTAGTTGcagtctcctctccttccccaacccccttctTTGGCCAAGGCAGAATCTGTTCCTTTTCCGTAAAGTGGGGATGATATTTGTATCTCACAAGAGTGTTGTCTTAATGCATTGTCTatctgaaaagtgctttgagattatcattttctattaacttAATACATTAAGATGTGATGCTTTTGTTGCAGAATTAGATACGAAGATGACATACTTCAGAAATAGTTTCGGTAGAAATTTGGATCATCATGCAGTCAAATATGGTATAAATTAATTTGCCTGATTGGTCATCTTTAACCTTAATTACTTAGAAGACTCTGTTGTACTTAAATGTAATGTGATAGTTTGTATATCACCAGATATGAAGGAGTGCATATTCAAGTAAATGCATTTGGTATGCTTATCTGAATCTGAGATCACACATCCAGAAGTGGGCTGGATATATTCTGATTGTTGGATGGAGGTGTAAATTGCACTTCTCCACGCTAGCAAGGCCCACTGCACTTCAGTTAGAATTAACACCTATTGAGGATAAACATTATTTCTACCTTGGACCTTGGGAGGAGTCCAGAGGTCAGGAGCAGTTTGAATTTTGGTCATGGTTTGACCAGGGCCAGCTTTATTTTGTGCTTGGTGTCTAATCTCACAAGCTCTGCTAATTGAGGCAGTCATGGTAGTGTACGGAATTGACACATTTCCTGGCTGCCATGCCAAAACCCCTGCACTGACTGTACTACCCACTTTGTGGGCTGTGATCACCCCCAGTATATCTCCAATAGAAGGAATAGTATGAACACTTTGCGTCTCTATAGCCTCCTCTCTGGCAGACATTTTGCCTCCAGAAAGCCAGAATATGTCTTAAGGACTCAAGTTACAACCACTATACTACAAGATTTCAGAGTCACTCGGTGTTAACAGATCAGTTGTCCCAGTTGAATGACTTGAACAATTATCCATTTTCCTTCTTTCTGCGGCTGTGTTGCTTCTAGAGCACTTTCAACCCTTGCTGACTCAAGAAGCCAGATACAAGGACTTGGATTCTGCTCTCTGACTTGAGTAGTGCCACACCAGACCATCCGGAAAACTTAATTTTAGCACTTCATTATAGTGGTAGTTAAGTTGGAATTGTTTCCAAACCAGTAATCATAATTGGTTCAAAACTCTACCCATGtgaatttataaaaacaaatgaaaaacacttaGAGAAGGTCTGAATGATCTTTAGGAACACTCCTTTGTGTCAGATGATGCATTTTAGTAAGTATACTCAAAACACTCGATCCATGTAAATATCAGGAAGAACCATTGGCACgccgttttttttctttccttttaaaaagagagCTTTGTTATGGGCTTAAAGGTGTCTTCCTCCATTACTCTTTTATTAAATGTTGTagaatgctctgtgtgtgtttaattaaattcaacATGAGTAGCCAAGGGAGAAGAGGGCCAGACCATGTGCTAAACAAAGTCACATCTGCATTTACTGGAATTCTGTAAATTGTGGGTTTCTGAACAAAGCAAGCCCATAAACAGTGGAGATGGTATGATCCATCGTGCTATGCCATGAGTATGGGAGCACACTCTCAACAATCTGCTTTGTAAGTACAagcagaaaagggggaaaagcaCTGTGAAGCCTTACGTAAGGAGCAGTAAATTAGAGAAATCTGGTTCTCTGCCTTTAGAGCAGTCAGAATTGCTCTAAAAGGCAGAGAACCAGAACTGCTAAACTGTTCCTTCAAAAGCACCAGTTAAAACTTATAATCAGTTATATATCCAACAGTTACATATATTGTTATATATCCAACAATATGAATACCCAGAATTGCTAGCATCCAAAAAATCCACTTAAAGTCAAGTGATTTTGTTCTTGCTTTACACCATTTGAATGTTTTGCTGGGTGACTGGCTGGCTTCTGCTAACATTGTTGGTGACTGGTGGAGCAGGCTGTCTCCCTCCAGGCTGACTGTTGGCAAGTTAATACCAATTTCTCATCATCTCTGTTTCTTTCTATgccctttcattttttaaaaggtcttaAACTTTCAGTCTTGTTCCAAACCAGTGCTTGAACATGGTATGGCAATTAGCTTCATTGAAACAACCCCCCTCAAACAATATGAGTTCTTACGTGCTCAGCTATAATAACATGAAGTAATGACTCTTGTTTGCATAAGTTTAACATTCTTTTTCCCTGTTGTCTCAAATTTTACTTTGATTGAGATGGTACGTTggccagagagagaaaatataaaaccCAAAAAATCAACCCCAAAATTGTGCatcttttcttcctctcttctcTCCTGTATTTTTTCGTTTTTCCTATCTTATCTTTTTAATTTCATTCTCTGAGTAATGAGTTCTTGCCTGCTGTGATTCTTCCTTCTTCCCCAGTTCTCCTGTATGcttttttctttaggaaaaaataGCTTCCAGCCTAGAACAGCGTCTCTTGGTCattctttctcttctctcaccCATCATCTTTACTTTTCTGTCTTCATCGATGGTCTTCAGGCTTATGCTTTCTGGCTGCATATGGCCCCTCTTCTGCATGGCCACTGGACCAGTCCACTAGCCTGACTGCGGTCCTGTCTAATCCCAGAACCAAAGAGCCAGCAGACTAAATTTTCTGTTTCTGCCCTTCCTTTCTTGAAAAGCTGTTCTTTGGCTCTACCATCTTGTCTCCCAGTCATATAGGGgttctgtgtgtgagagagaccgTTTCTGTATGTAAAATTATGCATTTTAGTAAGTACATTCAAAATAAACAGTTGATATAAATATTAGGTAGTAGTCTTTTTTCTTCAAGGCTTCACTCTTGGGTGACAACAGAGGCACAAGCGAAAACTTGGTGCAGAATTTTAAGTGCCTTTCCTGTTGCTAAATGGTGGATCCATATTTCCTGTGAAAAGATTGTGCatgtgtctgtttaaaaaaaaaaaaaacagtgtgcTGGGTTTATATAGGATTAAAACTGTGCTGACAGgcttgttttctctctttgaTATTGTATAAACAGGATGAATAAAATTAGCTCACCTTTAAATTGGCTCAGTTTTGGGGGCCACCTACTTTCCAGTGTCCCTTTTAATCAGGGTTtcagaaaataacaaacaaacccTATGGCCTTATTAAAAATGTCTAATGTTAATGTCACTTTAAGATGCATGGTTTTATCTCATTTAAGTTTGTACTTGTAGCTTTTGCATGAAAATTTATATTAGCTGTGGGAAAGCATTTTATGCTCTTTATGAATTTGGTTAAATCCTGTTGTTCTGACTTTCTGCTCCAGTGTTTTTTTGAGTATGTTGCAAATGCCTGTAAAATAGAGGGGTTATAACAGAAATTGACAAGCCTCTAACTATAACGGTGCTAGCAGGCAACAGTACAATATATTTAGCTCTGTAGTGAGCTAGCCAGGAAGGAGAGCAATATTATAATTCGGTGTGTGACAGTATTACATGGCAAAGGTTGTCATTATGAAATAAGTACTCAAGAAATATTAACCTACTTGTaataaatacaattaataatGTACATAAAAGAATGGAATTAAGTTCATTTTCTATCAAAAAGAATTATTAATGAACAGAAAGTGGACAGCATAGATTTGATGACAGGAAGGTTGCATCTAATCTGAATTACTGAGTGACCTAGGAAGCTTGCTCAGAGGGATTACAGAATAATTATGTTAATATGCAATTATCACCTCATTTCTTCTGTACTAACCTCAAGATGTAGTGTAGTAAGGGTGTTATAGCAAGTGCTGATAGTTTGCAAAAATACTGATGTTTGAGATTTCTGAGACAATAAGATTAGCTTGAGGCATTTAAGTGATGATCTGTCATCTTGAAGACAGATCTGAcctttgcacttttttttttaaaggcttataGTATCTAGCTACAGGCAGTTATAGCTGCAGAACTCATTAGGATTTTTCAGAAAATGAGATGTTTTATGTTAAATATTGCAAACAAGATATTTAAGAAGAGTTagtggttttattatttttttaaatgtccatttATAAATAAAGTGGGGGGGACAAATTGTTTTGGTTAGCTAAGCAATGGGACATATTCTACTCTtggctacactggtgtaaatcttgAGTAACTCAATACAATAAATAGTTGtggtggtgtaaatctggagtaacattGCTACTAGCAGCGGAGTTATTCCAGACTTCTACTGATgtaactgaatttggcccagtactTATATACAGTTGGATGATAGCACTACTGTAGTAATTTATCAATATTTATTAGCCAGATATTGTAGGTATATAttgtgtaagctctttgaggcagggactgtgtcatTCTGTGTCTGTAAAATACTACCATATTTTAGGCATTGCTGCAATCTAAATGACTTGTTATACAAGATTTTAGCCAGAAgttgtacctttttaaaaaaaaaaattgaaattagcTCAGCTCTCTATCTTAGAAAAAGAGAGACAATGCTTAACATGAGGGCGAGGGGGCGAAATACTGTATACATTCAGCATTTGCAAAGGAATAGGTGACTTAAATCCTGACACATTAAAGTGGCTAGTACTGTGCAAGTACAGTAAGTATATTTACAGGTTACTACTGTGCCTTTGGATCAGTTTGTATTGTTTATATGCTTTCATGGTACAGCGTACAGCATGAAGTTTTTAAAGGTGTGTGCTATGAATGCATGTTAAGAATAATACACAATCTTGGCTAAATCGTAATTGCTCTATTGATGCATCTAATTTTGAAAGTGCCTTGGATCAGATTACACTTCAGTAAGTCACTGTTCTTCTTGAGGTTCAAACATAAACATCCTCTTAAAAATAAGGACATTCAAAGCCCGGTATAAAACACTCTTAAAACCATCTAGCCCTGCGTATTGTTTTATTGCATCCGTTTCAGGATATCAGAGTGGGTGATTGTATGTTGTAGTATTCAAGTACAGTCCAATAGGTTTAAGTATTGAATTTCAGCCTCAAATCTCTGCCTGCCAATACACTCacaaaaagacatttaaaatcaTTGCAAACATAGTTACTTCATCCTTTGGTGCCAGCTAATTGGCACCAACACTTTGTTCATAGGTGGGAGAATGCTACAACTAGCTTAAAATGATCTGATACATCTTAGTGTTGGAGTAGAATGCattgggggcctgatccaaagcctgctgaagtctgTGGAAAGACTCTTATCAATTTTGGTAGTCTTGATCGAGCCCTCTCTGACTCATTATCAATCTTCATAAACCTATAACACCTGAAgtaatttatgaaaaataaaaatatctgataTAATTAAACTGTTGTTCATCATGGCattaaagtaaatttctagctgGAGGTGGTTGGATTGTAATATTTCCATGTTccataattttaataaaattaagtaCTCCCTATAGATTACTAAAGTCTTTATGCATTTACAGTTTCACGTGTGCAACGGTATGGTTTTGTGTCTTCATCTGAACTTGTGGAAAGTTTTCATGAAGCCATTTTTGATAATGAGGATTGCAATCTCCAAGCAGACATGATATTCTCAGTTTGCCACCCTGCTGTTCTGGGGGTACCAATGAAGTTGCTTTAAATGGGAAGCGTCTGTTCTTTCTCTGAGCCCCTAACACCAGAACAGATGGGTGGAACATGGAACATGGAAGGTTTTACTTCAAGAGGTGGTAACAGTGAAGCCACTCATTAACACTGAATTTACCACTTCGTTAGCAACGTTGCTTCCTGTTGAGAAAAACTAATATAGGCTCTCAAATTGACTGAGCATACGTTTGTCTACCTCTGTGAATATAATAAGATGAGAAAAATACAAATCTTTTCAGcataaataactttaaaagatGAAATCTCTAAACTCTATTTCAGAATGGTTGAATAACCTGATATGATTGAGAGTTCAATATTTTACACTTACTCCATGAGAAAATGGACAGGGAAACTGTGGTGCATCCTTAGAGTTTGCTTCTCTTTTAACTGACATTTGCACTACTGCTTTGTAGTACATGTTTGTGCTACCCATTTTTAACTTGTGTATGTGATGTAAAGACTCCTGCTGGGTGCTGCATTATCGCCATTTTAGGGTGATAACATTGAATATGATCTTATTATAAGTCTTTTAATTACTGTGGAAATTTGCTAATCTCAACATATAATAGAATTTTGAAAATTGGAGAAATGGAAGGATTAAAAATTGATGTTTTGTCTCGTTAAGTTTACTTAAGGATATGGCATAAATCCATTTAAACTAGATTTGTCTTATCTGTTTAAATGATGTGTCATTAAAGTATACTTTATGTATTTGTGACTGCACACTGCTATGAGTAATGCTATATTACTTATTGAATTGTTCTGAATATTGATACAGTGAAGAAAAGCTTTTGCTATATATTGCTTGTAATGGAAAGCATTATACAACCGTACTTGTATTATCTTTTCTTCTTCACGCTCTTCAGCCCAGTTTAGTTTTTATAAGGTGGTACAGAATAACTACGCGAGGAAAATAAGATCGTAAAAAAGCGTTgttgaggggagagggagaaaattaAGAGTAGCTTGGTAAATCTGTGCTTTTCCTTCTCGGTAAATTGGCTCCAATATAAGTAGCATAGCAGCTGCTTTTCCATGAGGTCTGGCATTTGCTGGCTTTGTGTCAGAAGGAGGAGATTGTCTTTAGAGTGAActataaaggattaaaaaaaaaaaaaaagacagcatgGGTCCATTTTACTACTTTTTGATTTGTTAATAAGAGGAAAGTGCGCTTTCTTTAACTTActgcttgatttttatttttaattttaattttaggaaaaaggGATGTCAAGTGTGGTCTTCCCTGGTTTTGTTGAAGGACCATTGGGAGGAACCAGGGATGTTTGTTGTGACGCTTTAATTGAAGGAGACTAGGTGATGACTTTAACAGAGGCTTTCTTTATTCAAAATGTTAATTAGTAATTGAAGTTAAATATGTGTTAACAACAAACAGATAACAAagatcaaaattttcaaaagtgcttagtgATTTGGGCTACCTCAAGTTTTGGGTGCCTAGTTTGATACACCTTtaaaattctcaaaaagaaaaggagtacttgtggcaccttagagactaaccaatttatttgagcatgagctttcgtgagctacagctcacttcatcagatgcataccgtggaaactgcagcagactttatatatacacagaaaatatgaaacaatacctcctcccaccccactgtcctgctggtaatagcttatctaaagtgatcaacaggtgggccatttccagcacaaatccaggttttctcaccctccacccctccacacaaattcactctcctgctggtgctagcccatccaaagtgacaactctttacataatcaagtcgggctatttcctgcataaatccaggttttctcacatcccccccacccccatacacacacacactcactctcctgctggtaatagctcatctaaactgaccactctccaagtttaaatccaagttaaaccagaacatctgggggggggggggggggtaggaaaaaacaagaggaaacaggctaccttgcataatgacttagccactcccagtctctttttaagcctaaattaatagtatccaatttgcaaatgaattccaattcagcagtttctcgctggagtctggatttgaagtttttttgttttaagatagcgaccttcatgtctgtgattgcgtgaccagagagattgaagtgttctccgactggtttatgaatgttataattcttgacatctgatttgtgtccatttattcttttacgtagagcaggacagtggggtgggaggaggtattgtttcatattttctgtgtatatataaagtctgctgcagtttccacggtatgcatctgatgaagtgagctgtagctcacgaaagctcatgctcaaataaattggttagtctctaaggtgccacaagtactccttttctttttgcgaatacagactaacacggctgttcctctgaaacctttaaaattctctctccctttcagtTGCTTAACTTTCACTGTTTGTACCCTTGAGATGTCATATTACACTTGCTCTCCAGTTGGCAGAGTGTTCCATTCTAAATGGGGCTGGAAATTCTAATGTTAAACCaagcagaagaaaaaatatttttggagttGAGGAGGGAGGGTGCggaggaaggagggaaaaaattTTCAGGCCAACTTTACATAGCATAAGGAAGTAGTGAAAGACCGACACCCAACTTCTCCTCTCTCTTGCAAGACACATTTAAATTCATTAATTGATTCAAATAACCCAAGTCTGTCTATATACTCAGTGTGCTTTGCCATGTTTACATCAATGCTCATAGACTAGAAattaggtttttgttttcttctttctggTACTGGGATGTTCCTTGACCACCAGAACAAAGGTTTTAATAAGTTGTTCCATAGTGTCGGGTCTGTTGTGGCAAATACCTTGAAGTGGGTGATGCTTTCAGATACAGAACAAGCTCTCTTGATTAACTCTGCAGATGCTAAAGGAAGTGTTTGACTTTTCTGATGATGCAAGTTCATTGAAATGATTCTAACATAGTGATCTTGGAAGTCTTTATTCTTTTCCAACTGTAGTTTTATGTCTGTAACCATTAATGTGTAGATTACAATGTTTATAATAAACAGCTAAAGATGAACTCTCCGTTGGCTTTGTAATCCACATTAATGTACTTATAAAttgtattttcagtattttttgtTAATAATTCTTTCCTGCCCTTTTTACCTGCATGTTCATTTTTTAATTGGGAGATTAAATGTTGTATAAATAGATGACTGGCGGACAATTTGGCAAAGAGGGAgatccttttttctgttttttaaaaataaatactagcAAATATCCTCACTGAGCACTGTTGCTCTTACTTTGTTTTAAAGTTGGTGTTGATTTAATTAAGATCTAACCATTGAAAACTACACACTGAATATAATagaaaatttctgtaaattgaCAAGTGCAAAGCCAATGAAATTTGTAAGGTGTGCAAACCCAAGAGATATGGAACAAggtatttaggccctgattctgcaaccaCTTTACTACTGTGAGTAGTTCTACTGGAAACAGTGGAACTACTCCCCATAGTAAAGTTAAgaatgtgtgtttgcaggattgggggcctTAAAAGTTCTGCTGGTGTTAAGCTGCACAAGCCAGTTAGTTCCAGTTTCTACCATATTTTCCCTTTTAAACAAATACAAACTGTAGGACATTAGAAGGGGGAAATGGTGTTAAGGATGCAAGATCAGGTTGTAAGCACTTTTGGAAATTCCACAAATTAAGGTTACTGTCTGCCCATTGCAAATACATaggaaatactgtttcttttcctTGGAAAATGTTAATGTATATCAAAAAGTATACAGGCTGTGTAATGTGGCTAAGTTAATATTGTTATCTCAAACTTAACTTTTTGAactttcagtttgtttttaatgctttatcttgcaaccttaacattgcaCAAATTAGGGGGAGAGGTGCATtggattcattttatttttcaagttaATTTAGAAAACAGTCTGCCCTGAATCTCCCAAATGAACTGTTTTTAACACAGTCAAACTGATTTTTCAGCTTTAAACAGCCAATCATAATACAGTACATTGCTGCAGAAATAATATCAATTTAAAGCTGCTTTTATCAGCTATTTCTCTGAATGTCTAACTActgtgtttctttttatttttagtataaaTGTGCTTAATAGACAGACCAGCAATATGGATGATTCAAAGATAAATACTGAGATTACTGGTGCTAGAGAAGGACTTCTAGATGACAGCAATTTCATCTCTGACGGGAAAAGTGGCATTCCTAAACCACAAGAGTGTGAAACATCTTTTCAGAAAAACAATATATTGACTCTGCCGGAAGAGCTGTCAAGGGACAGATCCGAAAAAGCCTTAAGTGGAGGCCAGAAGTCTCTATTTATACATACTGGTGCTCCTACTGTTTCTACTGAAAACTTTAGCTTGCCTAAAGGAACTGCTGTTAATGGACCAGTTTCACACTCCACCTTAACTAAAACTTCCATTATGAATAAAAGTAGTGTTTCATTAACCACTGGACAACCTGTGGGTCATACAGATTCCTGCTCAACTTTGCCAGTGGTGCATGATCTCCAGCTGCCTGCAAAGAGTACAACACAGAAATCAAGTCAACACCAAGTGTTATTTTTGTTACCTGACGTAGCACAGGCTAAGAACCTGACTCATTCCATTAAAAATCTACCTACCTCTGCTTCAGTTGGTTGTGATACACAGAAATCTATAGGAAATAGTGTGAAATCAGATAGCACTTTAATAAGCCAAGTAGAAGTATGTGAGGATAGCAGTTTACTAGTAGACGATGATTGTGTCAATACATTAACAGGAATTTCCTCAGGTACAGGTAGTTTCAGATCAGGAAATGATACAAACTGGGATCCACAAAAAGAGTTCATACAGTTTCTTATGACAAATGAAGAAACAATAGAGAAGTCTCCAGTTCACTGTAAAGTAGGTctagagaaaaagagaaaaagaaaaatggatgTTAGCAAGATAACACGTTATACAGAGGATTGTTTTAATGATACAGATTATATTCCCAGTAAATCAAAATTACTAAATGTTGACTATTTAGAGCAGAGTGAGGATCTAGAAGTAGTAGAACCACAGAAATATGCATTAACAAAAGTGAAGCCTGAATCGACAGATGAGGAGTTAGAAGCTGTTGATGCTATCCAACAATTGATTTATAGTCCCACTAACAAATGTGCAGAAGATTCTTCTCCAGTTCACACTAGCACTTTTCTTTCtagtactttaaaaaacaaatgtgaaCAGAATGATTCAGAATCACCATCTACTTTTAGTACGGATGAGCCATCATTTTATCCTTGTACAAAGTGCAATGTGAATTTTAGGGAGAAGAAACACTTGCATAGGCATATGATGTATCATTTGGATGGGAATAGTCACTTCCGTCATCTCAATGTCCCAAGGCCCTATGCATGTAGGGAATGTGGACGGACATTTCGAGATCGTAATTCACTTCTTAAGCACATGATAATTCACCAGGAAAGAAGGCAGAAACTGATGGAAGAAATCCGGGAGTTGAAAGAACTTCAGGATGAGGGTAGAAGTGCACGATTACAGTGTCCACAATGTGTATTTGGTACCAATTGTCCCAAAACATTTGTGCAACATGCTAAAACCCATGAAAAggataaaagatattactgttGTGAGGAATGCAATTTCATGGCTGTGACAGAAAATGAACTGGAATGCCATAGAGGGATTGCTCATGGAGCAGTAGTGAAGTGTTCAATTATCAGTAGTGATATGTCCCAgagaaaaacacagaaaaagactTCAGTGAAAGATCCATATATAGGGTCATCAAAAAAATCAACCACATATATGTGCAAGATGTGTCCATTTACTACATCAGccagaagcattttaaaaaaacacatggaATACTTGCATCCAACATCGTGCATTGATCCGTTTGGTAGCCACCTcagattagaaaaaagaaaaagcagcataATTGAAGAACCTTTAGATTTTGGAAGCAGAACTAAACAATTGATCAAACAATCATCTACATTTCCAAAGAATTCTGTTCTAAAGCAAGATGTAAAAAGATCGTTTGGCTCAGCTTCGCAATCCAGTAACTTTGCGAAACTTCACAAGAGACCCCACAGGATACAGAAGGCTCGGAAAA
This genomic interval carries:
- the ZNF644 gene encoding zinc finger protein 644 isoform X5; this translates as MSSVVFPGFVEGPLGGTRDVCCDALIEGSINVLNRQTSNMDDSKINTEITGAREGLLDDSNFISDGKSGIPKPQECETSFQKNNILTLPEELSRDRSEKALSGGQKSLFIHTGAPTVSTENFSLPKGTAVNGPVSHSTLTKTSIMNKSSVSLTTGQPVGHTDSCSTLPVVHDLQLPAKSTTQKSSQHQVLFLLPDVAQAKNLTHSIKNLPTSASVGCDTQKSIGNSVKSDSTLISQVEVCEDSSLLVDDDCVNTLTGISSGTGSFRSGNDTNWDPQKEFIQFLMTNEETIEKSPVHCKVGLEKKRKRKMDVSKITRYTEDCFNDTDYIPSKSKLLNVDYLEQSEDLEVVEPQKYALTKVKPESTDEELEAVDAIQQLIYSPTNKCAEDSSPVHTSTFLSSTLKNKCEQNDSESPSTFSTDEPSFYPCTKCNVNFREKKHLHRHMMYHLDGNSHFRHLNVPRPYACRECGRTFRDRNSLLKHMIIHQERRQKLMEEIRELKELQDEGRSARLQCPQCVFGTNCPKTFVQHAKTHEKDKRYYCCEECNFMAVTENELECHRGIAHGAVVKCSIISSDMSQRKTQKKTSVKDPYIGSSKKSTTYMCKMCPFTTSARSILKKHMEYLHPTSCIDPFGSHLRLEKRKSSIIEEPLDFGSRTKQLIKQSSTFPKNSVLKQDVKRSFGSASQSSNFAKLHKRPHRIQKARKSVSQSAVSVCNQNSTNKTILIKNSIDQKPKYFHQAAKQKASVKTSNNYLYRHKYENYRMIKKSSDPYPLHFKKEESSSVSSLHLFSSSNSPHNNCFIMDSHNLDSKRPEGYKDHRRVAVKKVVKESKREGSVTGDDLDCYPDFLHKMTVVVLQKLNSAEKKDSYETEDESSWDNVELCDYTAQSMEDESYSDINQDHVNLFPLFKGKMEDQEAGDKSSLHYEQNDGFYFEYYEDAESSNFLHELHDPQNLENVGTALPKHNSVFHWTDLSLEKKSCPYCPATFETGVGLSNHVRGHLHRAGLSYEARHVVSPEQIATSDKMQHFKRTGTGTPVKRVRKAIEKSETSSEHTCQLCGGWFDTKIGLSNHVRGHLKRLGKTKWDAHKSPICVLNEMMQNEEKYEKILKALNSRRIIPRPFVAQKLASNDDFLSQNVIPLEAYHNGLKTEDISVSASEEEGLSFLNECDETKTVLHDEKKNQSLTLIELLKNKRLGEERNPDISPQKIHNQTARKRFVQKCVLPLNEDSPLMYQPQRMDLTMQSGMPVKLRTCVHCNTTFTSAVSLSNHLRAYARKKSAGLLTGTALDCKQKKSRSRSGSKKKMLPLPHGADEVYILRCRFCGLVFRGPLSVQEDWIKHLQRHIVNANLPRTGAGMVEVTSLFKKPASITETSFSLLMAEAAS
- the ZNF644 gene encoding zinc finger protein 644 isoform X2, with the protein product MDDSKINTEITGAREGLLDDSNFISDGKSGIPKPQECETSFQKNNILTLPEELSRDRSEKALSGGQKSLFIHTGAPTVSTENFSLPKGTAVNGPVSHSTLTKTSIMNKSSVSLTTGQPVGHTDSCSTLPVVHDLQLPAKSTTQKSSQHQVLFLLPDVAQAKNLTHSIKNLPTSASVGCDTQKSIGNSVKSDSTLISQVEVCEDSSLLVDDDCVNTLTGISSGTGSFRSGNDTNWDPQKEFIQFLMTNEETIEKSPVHCKVGLEKKRKRKMDVSKITRYTEDCFNDTDYIPSKSKLLNVDYLEQSEDLEVVEPQKYALTKVKPESTDEELEAVDAIQQLIYSPTNKCAEDSSPVHTSTFLSSTLKNKCEQNDSESPSTFSTDEPSFYPCTKCNVNFREKKHLHRHMMYHLDGNSHFRHLNVPRPYACRECGRTFRDRNSLLKHMIIHQERRQKLMEEIRELKELQDEGRSARLQCPQCVFGTNCPKTFVQHAKTHEKDKRYYCCEECNFMAVTENELECHRGIAHGAVVKCSIISSDMSQRKTQKKTSVKDPYIGSSKKSTTYMCKMCPFTTSARSILKKHMEYLHPTSCIDPFGSHLRLEKRKSSIIEEPLDFGSRTKQLIKQSSTFPKNSVLKQDVKRSFGSASQSSNFAKLHKRPHRIQKARKSVSQSAVSVCNQNSTNKTILIKNSIDQKPKYFHQAAKQKASVKTSNNYLYRHKYENYRMIKKSSDPYPLHFKKEESSSVSSLHLFSSSNSPHNNCFIMDSHNLDSKRPEGYKDHRRVAVKKVVKESKREGSVTGDDLDCYPDFLHKMTVVVLQKLNSAEKKDSYETEDESSWDNVELCDYTAQSMEDESYSDINQDHVNLFPLFKGKMEDQEAGDKSSLHYEQNDGFYFEYYEDAESSNFLHELHDPQNLENVGTALPKHNSVFHWTDLSLEKKSCPYCPATFETGVGLSNHVRGHLHRAGLSYEARHVVSPEQIATSDKMQHFKRTGTGTPVKRVRKAIEKSETSSEHTCQLCGGWFDTKIGLSNHVRGHLKRLGKTKWDAHKSPICVLNEMMQNEEKYEKILKALNSRRIIPRPFVAQKLASNDDFLSQNVIPLEAYHNGLKTEDISVSASEEEGLSFLNECDETKTVLHDEKKNQSLTLIELLKNKRLGEERNPDISPQKIHNQTARKRFVQKCVLPLNEDSPLMYQPQRMDLTMQSALDCKQKKSRSRSGSKKKMLPLPHGADEVYILRCRFCGLVFRGPLSVQEDWIKHLQRHIVNANLPRTGAGMVEVTSLFKKPASITETSFSLLMAEAAS